From Thermococcus barophilus MP:
CACAGTGCATGTCCCAGTTGGATCAACACGACATCTACAAATAACAATGTTGCAGATGAAAACATTAGAGTTTTGTTAAGCTTCACATCCGGCATTGTGAATACTTGAAACTGTTCCTTACCTCCTCCTATAAACACAAATAAAAGCAAAACAAACACCCACAGGAAAACATAAGGGAACATTGCTAAAATGAATTCATGTACGGAAACTCTATAAAACCTCCATATTATTATGTTCTGTGGATTTCCAATGGGAGTTAATGCTGACCCTACATTTGCAGCAATTGCCGTTAAGCTAACTGCTTTTTTCACGTCTATTTCGGCAATTTTAGACATGGTCATGATGAGGGGAATAAATACGAACATAGCAGTGTCATTCATTATAAGTGAGGAGGAGAATGATACAATGACTATCATGATAAACAGAAAGCGTTTTTCGTCACCATCTGAAAGCCGTATTATGTAAGGAGCGATTCTTGTAAAAACACCGGAAAGTTCAAGACCTCTTGACACCATAAGGAGTGATACTATTGCTGAAAGGCTTTCATAATCAATGAGTTTTAGGGTTCTTCCAAGCAGGGAGATATCCACAATGGAGAGCAGTACATATAGTAATAGCAAAAGAGCAAGGAACCACTCTCTTTTGGCATACAATGCTATGACCCTAATTAGCCCCCTAATATTAAATGACGTATCTCCTTACCTCCTCTGTAAGGCCGTAATCAGGTATGAGCTCCCTACCATCATAAGAAACTTTAACATGCATTATTATGAGTCTGTTCCATGCCACTGGAATTGCCCATGCATCTTCTGGCTCCCTAAATTCTGCAGCCTCAATGACATATGCCTCTTTTAATACCACCTCAATTGTTTGTCGAACTTCTTGGGGATCAATTTCAACGTTCCACGCTCTAACAGGTCTCCCCTTAGGGGATGGAGCTTTTAAATAGGGATCATAGTGTATTCTGTCTATGGCAACACCCATGTACATTACTGGGACATCAACATGGGTTTCACCTGCTGGACCCCTTCGTATCAAAGGAACCCCCGCAGTAAAAAGAGACAGAGCAGTTTTAACGACATCGATGGCTTTATTTATGAGTTTCGGATCAAAAACTTTCCTATACTCTTTCCAATCACCTTTTATTGGAGGGGGTGTTGGGGCTACCATTTCAGCAACCTCCGTTGTGATTGTTGATTGAGTCATATAAACCCCTAAATAATCTTTTCCTTATAACAGCTTATGTATTCTAACCGACTTTACTCCAAAGAAAGTAGATACACCCCAAAAAACATCAAAACGCCAAAAAATGCTTTAACTGCTGTGAAGCTCTCCCCAAGAAGTAGAAAGGCAAAGAAAGCGCCGATTAAAGAGGAAGTCGAAAAAATTGCCCCCGTCTTCATGGCACCAATCTCCCTTAAGGCGAACAGGAACAGCACGATGGAAAAGCCTATGCTGAAGGCACCAACCGTTAGTATGTAGGGGATGCTCTGGAGAGGAATGTAGAAAGGAATTCCAAGCAGAGAAGCCAGAACCAGCAGTGCACTCCCCCCAAACAGGCCCTTGAGTGATGTCACCAGAAGCAGATCCCTCTTAACGCTCAGCAGCTTGCTCAGATTATTGTCCACCGCCCATGAAAGGCCTGCTAAAATTATTAAAATGTTCCCAAGGATGCCTCTGCTCATCTCCACTCCCCTGAAGTTTTCCGTCGAGATCACAGCAACTCCAATTAGGATTAGGAGAATTCCGGTAATGCTTCTTCTTGAGGCTTTTTCTTTAAAGACCAAAAGGGCTATTAAAACAGTGAACAGCGTCTCGGTGTTGAGGAGCAAAGATGCGTTAACAGCTGTTGTCTTATTCAAGCCAAACATGAACGAAAGAGGTGCCAAAAAGGAGCCAAAAAGCACTATAAGAGTCAGCAGCAGGAAGTCCCGTCCTGAGAAGTATTCCTGAGTTTTAACCTTAAATTCAAGCCTTCCGAGGATTTTGTCCTTGAGCGGCGTAAAGCGGAGGAGCATTAAAACTATCCCCGCCGTTAGATAGATACTCCCCGCTATTATCATCGGATGAACCTCTCTGAGGGCAATTTTGTTAAGTGTTGAGCCCATTCCAAAGAGCAGAGCTGCTAAAACTGCGCCCACATAGCCGTAGTGGTAGGTCATGTATTATTCTTGAAAAAAAGCCTTATAAGGTTGATTCACACGAAAAGAAAGAAGATAACACAGGATTACACAAAACTCCAAGCAGTACCATGAAATTAAAAGGGAGAAACTTCAGTGGTGGCAACAGCCATGCTTCTTGTGACCGTGGCCATGTCCGTGGGAGTGCATTCCGTGTCCGTGCTCCATGCCCCCTTCCTTAATGTACTTCTCCGGATTTGCCTCAAACTGTGCCTTGCAGTGCGGGGAGCAGAAGTAATAGACCTTCCCTCCATATTCCACTTTAAATTCTGTCTCTTCACCAATTTCCATTCCACAAACTGGATCTATAGGCATTCAAGCCACCTCCGCTTCGTAGCCAAACTTTGCAACGGCATTAATCAAATCCTCAATCTTGAGCCTTGATTCATCGTACTCAACGACAGCCATTTTTTCCTCAAGGCTTACATCAGCTTTAGCCCCAATTTTTTCCAAAGCCCTCTTAATTGTCATTGCACAGTGTCCGCAGCTCATGTTCTTGATCTTTAAAATAACCTTCGCCATTTGAATCACCAGTTTAAACTAAGCATGAAAGTTTATTGCCCTTATCTTTTTCAAAATGGAAATTTATTACAGCAAAAACTTTAAAAATTGAAAATTAGAGGGAGTCAATTATTTTTTTGAGCTTTTCTTCCATAGGTTTCATGAGCTCGACAACTTTCTCCCCTGCGATTTTCCAAGCAACGCTCGGAAGTCCAATGCCAATGTAAACTCCATCCTCCCTGACATAGCCAAATGCAGTACAGGGCATTAGCGCTCCAATATTGGGATCAAGCCTGACGAGTTCCGCAACTACTTCACGGTCGCATATGAAGAGCACATGATAGTCAGCAATGATGCCGTCTTCCCTTTCCACTATGCTTACCGGAATTCTCTCTCCCACTATGAGAAAGCCCTCTTCTTCGATTTTCCTTTTAAGCTCTTCCCAAAGCCCATCCAAATCTCTTTCGAATCTTCTAACGTAGTAAAACTTCATGGATATCACCTATGTCTCCACCATTATGCATCTGTAAAAGCTATAATCTACATTGTAACTCTCCAAAAATTCTCTGATTTCTTCACTCTCAGCGCCTGGCTGGAACCACAGCTTTTTGAAACCAGTTTCAACGGCTCTCTTCACAGCCTGAAGGCATGCCTTTGGAGGAATCACAAAAACTAT
This genomic window contains:
- a CDS encoding SLC13 family permease gives rise to the protein MYAKREWFLALLLLLYVLLSIVDISLLGRTLKLIDYESLSAIVSLLMVSRGLELSGVFTRIAPYIIRLSDGDEKRFLFIMIVIVSFSSSLIMNDTAMFVFIPLIMTMSKIAEIDVKKAVSLTAIAANVGSALTPIGNPQNIIIWRFYRVSVHEFILAMFPYVFLWVFVLLLFVFIGGGKEQFQVFTMPDVKLNKTLMFSSATLLFVDVVLIQLGHALWALPLTLAILTVVERRILLSIDIALIITFAFIFIDFKELSMLMHAFNILPTLKSSIGVVLLSAGLSQLISNVPATVVLISAGKPEWLPLALGVNLGGTGIVIGSLANLIALRISGIGIRDFHKYSIPYFLIALGSSILVVSV
- a CDS encoding DMT family transporter; translated protein: MTYHYGYVGAVLAALLFGMGSTLNKIALREVHPMIIAGSIYLTAGIVLMLLRFTPLKDKILGRLEFKVKTQEYFSGRDFLLLTLIVLFGSFLAPLSFMFGLNKTTAVNASLLLNTETLFTVLIALLVFKEKASRRSITGILLILIGVAVISTENFRGVEMSRGILGNILIILAGLSWAVDNNLSKLLSVKRDLLLVTSLKGLFGGSALLVLASLLGIPFYIPLQSIPYILTVGAFSIGFSIVLFLFALREIGAMKTGAIFSTSSLIGAFFAFLLLGESFTAVKAFFGVLMFFGVYLLSLE
- a CDS encoding DUF302 domain-containing protein, producing the protein MKFYYVRRFERDLDGLWEELKRKIEEEGFLIVGERIPVSIVEREDGIIADYHVLFICDREVVAELVRLDPNIGALMPCTAFGYVREDGVYIGIGLPSVAWKIAGEKVVELMKPMEEKLKKIIDSL
- a CDS encoding heavy-metal-associated domain-containing protein, with product MAKVILKIKNMSCGHCAMTIKRALEKIGAKADVSLEEKMAVVEYDESRLKIEDLINAVAKFGYEAEVA
- a CDS encoding YHS domain-containing protein: MPIDPVCGMEIGEETEFKVEYGGKVYYFCSPHCKAQFEANPEKYIKEGGMEHGHGMHSHGHGHGHKKHGCCHH